One genomic region from Aminivibrio sp. encodes:
- a CDS encoding DUF1850 domain-containing protein: MNRKHLVLIPLVLFFAVLFCSPVHFLTIRDGGGSGLARYSLRGGEEFAVRYIHSVQKTPVIEVFRLDFRQGIELRETVYHDFGAGLPFLVEEGAVFSSGNGKYRISGIRKPLGDIVFRVGRFADYQLLIRGREIPFTTFEKPGRSLRLSGERRPYLLSLFY; this comes from the coding sequence CTGAACAGAAAGCACCTCGTACTGATTCCTCTCGTCCTCTTCTTTGCCGTTCTGTTCTGTTCGCCGGTTCATTTCCTCACGATCCGAGACGGCGGAGGCTCAGGCCTCGCCCGGTACAGCCTGAGAGGCGGAGAGGAATTTGCCGTCCGCTACATCCATTCCGTGCAGAAGACTCCGGTGATCGAAGTGTTCCGCCTTGATTTCCGGCAGGGCATCGAGCTGAGAGAGACCGTGTACCACGATTTCGGCGCTGGGCTGCCCTTTCTTGTGGAAGAAGGGGCGGTCTTTTCGAGCGGGAACGGCAAATACCGGATTTCGGGCATACGCAAACCCCTCGGGGACATCGTGTTCCGCGTGGGACGGTTTGCGGACTACCAGCTTCTGATCCGGGGGAGGGAAATTCCCTTCACGACTTTTGAAAAACCGGGCCGGTCACTCAGGCTTTCCGGCGAGAGACGCCCTTATCTGCTTTCATTGTTTTACTGA